The region AACGCATGCTTTTATGTAAGAGGGTGGCTATTTATGCTCACAAATATTGGACGACTCGATCACAAGTGGCTCCTCAATATGATGGTTTTTATGCTCACCAATCTTGAACGGCTCGATCACAAGTGGCTCTTTGACTCTTTTTGGCTCACTATCCCCGAATGACAAGGGACTCTTTTGGTTCTCTTTTTTGGACCAGTTTTGGATTTAGATCGGAGACATACTCGTTAGAGTTTTATTTGGCTTTTGATACCAAGTTAGAATATGGAAAGTGATCTAGAAGTAGAGTGGGGTGCATGGTAAGAAGCATAGAGtttcatctcaaaaccaattagtgatgagtggagtaactcatgcttttatgtatatttttctcCAACAGGCTGATATTGTGACACAAACTAAGTAATGCTTTTGTCAATTGTGTGATAATATATATACCTTGTTTGCCATATCCATGAGGCAAGACCCCAGAAGTGTAATTGTCTTGTTCAGAAAAGATTCAGAATGAGTGGTTCCATCAGGGCGGGCAGGGATGATAAAGGCCATTAATCCTCCAAGGACAATCTCTTCTGCTCTAGCTTTGAGAAAGCTCTTCATATCTTTAGCATATTGAGCTTCATAACACTTGACAACTTCATCTGGAGAATCCGAATAGTTTATTCTGCCTTTGTTCCAAGCAGTAGATTCTTTGTCCATCACCTCTGTTGGAACTGTAGAAAGAAGATCGAGAGCATATGAAGAGTGCACAAAATGGAGAGACTCACTTGGAAATATTCGGCCATGGAAGGACCCTGGTACTCCTGCTGCGAAATACCGCCTTTCAAGAGGAAGGGATTTGAAAACCTCATTGAAATCATTCAAGGCATGATCGTTAAAGAAGACTTGGAACTCAGGGAGTTGAGAGATTTCTGCTCCATGACTTTGACACTTGAGCTCCACAGCATCAATAATATTTTGCACTGAAATATATGTATTGGGTCCAGTAGCACAGCCCAAATCTGCCACTTGGAAGGTCTTTGAAGATGCAAGGATGTTCATGTCAAGTTTCTCAGCTATTGCTTTGTTGATCAGCTCTTTGGCTGAATGTATAGCATTTCtctacaaaacaaaacaaaaatggcTTTTTTAGTGTATATTGGTTGAAATTTAATATAGATTTTAATAGATGATGTAGCCTTCTCAACAAAAACCATACTAATATTCCGTgaagaatttttttgataaaatgTAGCTGTTTGAAAAA is a window of Humulus lupulus chromosome 4, drHumLupu1.1, whole genome shotgun sequence DNA encoding:
- the LOC133831601 gene encoding loganic acid O-methyltransferase-like, yielding MADTNNGGNDRYSYSKNSNFQRNAIHSAKELINKAIAEKLDMNILASSKTFQVADLGCATGPNTYISVQNIIDAVELKCQSHGAEISQLPEFQVFFNDHALNDFNEVFKSLPLERRYFAAGVPGSFHGRIFPSESLHFVHSSYALDLLSTVPTEVMDKESTAWNKGRINYSDSPDEVVKCYEAQYAKDMKSFLKARAEEIVLGGLMAFIIPARPDGTTHSESFLNKTITLLGSCLMDMANKGKISHEKLDAFNIPAYFASPLELETLVKQNGCFSIEIMESQDQVKPQPKVLSSTLRGGMGQYIKLYFGLQEEIVDQLFDLFVNKLEEQSSLIFDSGNAINLFVLLKRVI